A single region of the Bdellovibrio sp. GT3 genome encodes:
- a CDS encoding S1 family peptidase: MKKLMMIPLLALAACTQNNVAETLKVDAANKSQIINGENVTANEIYAESTVSLLGRNPRDGSVMSYCTGTLISRNLVVTASHCTQMLERVQTKIFFGTELPESFEDANAIEIEEAISHRNFGVNSRTERSEYDVAVIKLVTEAPAGFKPVAILNNVKKLKAGMPMTLVGWGRMSETENIKTVTMQKTVVEIAQVRDQEVVTDQTRGSGACNGDSGGPGFIETSMGLILAGATRGPESGYEDCHHYGNYTLLVNYKDFLNYAAQTMEADYPQFVNY; encoded by the coding sequence ATGAAGAAACTAATGATGATCCCACTGTTGGCTTTGGCAGCGTGTACTCAAAACAATGTCGCAGAGACGTTAAAAGTCGATGCAGCCAACAAATCGCAAATCATCAACGGAGAAAATGTGACCGCGAACGAAATCTATGCGGAATCTACAGTGTCTTTGCTGGGGCGGAACCCGCGTGATGGCAGCGTCATGTCATATTGTACCGGGACGTTGATTTCCCGAAATTTGGTTGTCACTGCCAGCCACTGTACTCAGATGCTGGAGCGCGTGCAGACCAAGATCTTCTTTGGAACAGAACTGCCTGAATCTTTCGAGGATGCCAATGCGATTGAAATTGAAGAGGCGATCAGTCACCGTAATTTCGGAGTGAACTCACGTACAGAGCGTTCAGAGTACGATGTCGCCGTGATTAAACTTGTGACGGAGGCACCTGCCGGCTTCAAACCAGTTGCAATCCTGAACAATGTAAAAAAATTGAAAGCCGGCATGCCAATGACTCTTGTCGGTTGGGGGCGCATGTCTGAAACTGAAAATATCAAGACCGTGACAATGCAAAAAACCGTGGTCGAGATTGCACAGGTTCGCGATCAAGAGGTCGTGACTGATCAAACTCGTGGTTCTGGTGCATGTAACGGGGATTCGGGTGGTCCCGGCTTTATCGAAACGTCGATGGGTTTGATCCTGGCGGGGGCTACTCGTGGACCTGAGTCAGGCTATGAGGATTGCCACCATTATGGCAACTACACCTTGTTGGTGAACTATAAAGACTTTTTGAACTATGCCGCTCAAACCATGGAAGCGGACTACCCACAATTTGTGAACTACTAA
- a CDS encoding LysR family transcriptional regulator has protein sequence MKTTLEELHTFILIVDKGSISAAAEDLNQTPSGVSRTLTRLEKKLGITLLRRTTRRLNLTNEGERFLQSAREVIQALENAEEAVGSKNVLSGTLRIDSASPFILHSVVPYLAEFQQLHPEIQLELFNSERYIDLIENRIDIAIRLGNLADSSLHAVSLGQSKRRLVASPRYLKARGSPKSVEDLQNHTLIGFTDPRELNHWPLKNNGSDRYPIKPHYAASSGETILHMARNGLGIACLGDFMTIKERQSGDLVPVLQGACVEQKEQIHAVYYKNAQLSLRAGVFIKFLKSKLKNAL, from the coding sequence ATGAAAACAACGCTTGAAGAGCTTCATACCTTTATCCTGATCGTTGATAAGGGATCGATTAGTGCCGCAGCTGAGGACTTGAATCAGACTCCGTCAGGGGTCAGCCGAACGCTCACAAGACTTGAAAAAAAATTGGGTATCACACTGCTTCGACGAACGACACGCAGACTGAATCTCACCAATGAAGGTGAACGCTTCCTGCAAAGCGCCCGCGAGGTGATTCAGGCCTTAGAAAACGCGGAGGAAGCAGTCGGCTCCAAGAATGTTCTCTCAGGAACACTGCGTATCGACTCAGCATCTCCCTTCATCCTGCATTCGGTGGTGCCCTACCTAGCCGAGTTTCAACAATTACATCCCGAGATTCAGCTGGAGCTTTTCAATAGTGAACGATACATCGACCTGATCGAAAACCGCATCGACATTGCTATCCGGTTGGGAAATTTGGCGGACTCTTCATTACATGCCGTCAGCCTCGGACAAAGTAAACGACGACTGGTCGCGAGCCCTCGGTATCTGAAGGCTCGCGGCTCGCCAAAGTCCGTTGAAGACCTGCAAAACCACACGCTGATCGGTTTTACAGATCCACGCGAGTTAAACCACTGGCCACTAAAAAACAACGGGAGCGATCGCTACCCTATCAAGCCCCATTATGCCGCCTCCAGCGGTGAAACGATTCTTCATATGGCGAGAAACGGCTTGGGCATCGCCTGCCTTGGAGATTTTATGACCATCAAGGAACGACAATCAGGAGACCTTGTACCGGTCCTTCAGGGAGCCTGTGTTGAGCAGAAAGAACAGATCCACGCGGTCTATTATAAGAACGCACAACTTTCTTTGAGAGCTGGTGTGTTTATCAAGTTTTTAAAGTCTAAATTAAAGAACGCCCTGTAG
- a CDS encoding MFS transporter, whose product MPLAIYALMIGAFGIGTTEFVIMGLLPQMARDLNVSLSSAGLLVSGYALGVAVGAPVLSLLSSRWPKKQSLLILMGIFTLGNLICALSPSYSVLMAARVLTSFAHGTFFGIGSVLATSLVRPNQKATAIAMMFTGLTLANVLGVPFGTWLGQNYGWQSTFWAVTAVGPLAILALLFYVPSAKGDQPAVDMFKEIQVVLKPQVLVSLLLTVLGFSGVFAVFTYIAPILTDISGFSESSVSPILLLFGGGLIAGNIVGGKWADKHLMKALVGSLLLLTIVLFGFTFLMGYKIAALALVALLGFAGFATVPPLQMRALEHAAEAPALASAMNIAAFNLGNAIGAWAGGIAIDNGGLIFAAWTALGISLLASGSSYLSGKFSSTTSTVKIDRSLMGH is encoded by the coding sequence ATGCCTTTAGCAATATACGCCCTGATGATCGGGGCATTTGGAATTGGAACCACGGAATTTGTCATCATGGGGTTGTTGCCACAAATGGCAAGAGATCTGAATGTGAGTCTTTCATCAGCGGGACTTCTGGTCAGCGGATACGCCTTGGGCGTCGCCGTTGGCGCACCGGTTTTGTCATTGCTTTCTTCGCGTTGGCCGAAGAAACAATCACTGCTCATTTTAATGGGGATATTCACCCTAGGTAATTTGATTTGTGCTCTTTCGCCCAGCTATTCAGTCCTCATGGCCGCTAGAGTGTTGACGTCTTTTGCTCATGGTACTTTCTTCGGTATCGGATCTGTCCTTGCGACAAGTTTGGTGCGACCAAATCAAAAGGCCACGGCTATTGCAATGATGTTTACGGGGTTAACGTTGGCAAATGTTTTGGGCGTTCCATTTGGAACCTGGCTGGGACAAAACTATGGCTGGCAATCTACGTTCTGGGCGGTGACGGCAGTGGGTCCTTTGGCGATACTGGCGTTGCTATTCTATGTGCCTTCTGCCAAAGGGGACCAACCAGCGGTTGATATGTTCAAAGAAATACAAGTCGTCTTGAAGCCGCAAGTATTGGTCAGTCTGTTGCTAACGGTCCTGGGATTTTCGGGGGTCTTTGCCGTCTTTACATATATAGCTCCCATCTTGACTGACATTTCGGGATTTTCCGAATCATCAGTGTCACCGATTTTACTTTTATTTGGTGGCGGATTGATCGCAGGCAATATTGTAGGTGGCAAGTGGGCCGATAAGCATCTCATGAAGGCGTTGGTGGGCTCATTGTTACTGCTGACGATTGTTTTGTTCGGTTTTACTTTTTTGATGGGCTACAAAATCGCGGCATTGGCCTTGGTGGCTCTGTTGGGATTTGCGGGATTTGCGACAGTTCCCCCGTTGCAAATGCGAGCCTTGGAGCACGCTGCAGAAGCCCCTGCGCTTGCATCAGCAATGAATATCGCAGCCTTCAATCTAGGGAATGCGATCGGGGCTTGGGCTGGTGGTATCGCCATTGATAACGGTGGTTTGATTTTCGCGGCCTGGACAGCCTTGGGAATATCACTGCTTGCATCGGGTTCCTCCTACCTTAGCGGAAAGTTTTCCTCCACAACGAGTACAGTTAAAATAGACCGCAGTTTAATGGGGCATTGA
- a CDS encoding S1 family peptidase — translation MKLWALLPVMLLVAACSPKNSGPVPVAQENRIINGKSVDRDSTVANATVALMLADGDRIRTVCTGTLVSKDLVVTAGHCVEPMYSGYEMVVSFGPETYTSKNEGDLREIDRAISYDYMTPPVGESHTRSINELRDVALIKLRTSAPKWAVPVPILGSEAGLQMGQSVLLAGFGRTNEFVSAMSTHLQSTHVDIVSVEDRKITVDQSKGTGACWGDSGGPAFLETDRGLVVIGATSGSAYGSVDCHTKVVYASLPGFKEFLQKVATVLGGEPPVFVE, via the coding sequence ATGAAACTGTGGGCTTTGTTGCCGGTGATGCTTTTAGTGGCTGCCTGCTCCCCCAAAAATTCAGGTCCAGTGCCCGTGGCGCAGGAAAACAGAATCATCAATGGTAAGTCCGTGGATCGTGACAGTACTGTCGCGAATGCAACCGTTGCCCTGATGCTTGCTGATGGTGATCGTATCAGAACGGTCTGTACGGGAACCTTGGTTTCCAAGGACTTGGTGGTGACTGCCGGGCATTGTGTGGAGCCGATGTATTCTGGTTATGAAATGGTTGTTTCATTTGGACCTGAAACTTACACCTCCAAAAATGAAGGCGATTTGCGCGAGATCGACCGCGCCATTTCCTATGACTATATGACTCCGCCAGTGGGCGAGAGCCATACCAGATCCATTAACGAACTTCGTGATGTTGCATTGATTAAGCTGCGTACGTCAGCACCCAAATGGGCCGTTCCGGTTCCAATTCTTGGATCTGAAGCTGGCTTGCAAATGGGGCAGTCTGTATTGCTTGCGGGATTCGGCCGTACCAATGAATTCGTAAGTGCGATGTCCACGCATTTGCAAAGCACGCATGTGGATATTGTCAGTGTTGAAGACAGAAAAATCACAGTGGACCAATCCAAAGGAACCGGCGCTTGCTGGGGTGATTCCGGTGGGCCGGCGTTTCTGGAAACGGATCGCGGTCTGGTTGTGATTGGTGCGACAAGCGGTTCCGCTTACGGATCCGTCGATTGTCACACCAAAGTGGTCTATGCCTCTTTGCCGGGATTTAAAGAGTTCCTGCAAAAAGTGGCGACGGTACTGGGCGGAGAGCCGCCCGTTTTTGTTGAATAG
- a CDS encoding S1 family peptidase: MKNLSLGILLLLAVGCSRPQAPDIIQTQIHNNAIIGGEPVTADSYARSATVGIYYRGSVACTGVLISKNLVITAAHCVKWVNDVQVGFGEAILPADQLKNVAHIIPHPDFEIVNVEIPGNTTETHVTSQKDVALLMLAENAPAGFVPAVIHADTDSIPLQSTLLLAGFGLTDDMTREPAKSLLQVEVSLFNLIDDYLVLDQRNGKGACFGDSGGPAYLADSGNWYVVGVTHGTRPGYTDCSHETDYTSLSKHMKFIMETADLIGAELPYFGLPLPPAATAVQAPLAAQ; encoded by the coding sequence ATGAAGAATCTGTCGCTGGGAATTTTATTGCTTCTTGCAGTCGGGTGTTCGCGCCCGCAGGCGCCGGATATTATTCAAACTCAAATCCACAATAATGCCATCATCGGAGGGGAGCCAGTCACAGCTGACAGCTATGCGCGCTCTGCAACTGTTGGTATTTACTATCGTGGTTCGGTGGCATGCACCGGGGTGTTGATTTCCAAAAATCTGGTGATTACAGCAGCTCATTGTGTGAAATGGGTGAATGACGTCCAAGTCGGTTTCGGCGAAGCGATTCTGCCGGCAGATCAATTGAAGAATGTGGCTCATATCATTCCGCATCCTGATTTTGAGATTGTGAATGTCGAGATTCCAGGGAACACAACAGAAACACACGTCACTTCACAGAAAGACGTCGCTCTGTTGATGTTGGCAGAAAATGCCCCTGCCGGGTTCGTACCTGCAGTCATTCATGCCGACACCGACAGTATTCCTTTGCAGAGCACTTTGTTATTGGCAGGCTTCGGTCTGACTGACGATATGACTCGTGAACCAGCGAAATCCCTGCTTCAGGTTGAAGTGTCTTTGTTCAATTTGATTGATGACTACCTGGTTTTGGATCAAAGAAACGGAAAAGGGGCGTGCTTCGGGGATTCCGGCGGGCCTGCTTACTTGGCTGATTCTGGGAATTGGTATGTTGTGGGTGTCACTCATGGCACTCGTCCCGGATATACGGATTGCAGTCATGAGACGGACTATACAAGTCTGTCGAAGCATATGAAGTTCATCATGGAGACAGCCGATCTTATCGGTGCCGAACTACCTTATTTTGGCCTTCCATTGCCACCAGCTGCTACGGCCGTTCAGGCCCCTTTAGCAGCCCAATAA
- a CDS encoding AMP nucleosidase — protein MKTKKEIVDNWLPRYTGVPLNEFGQYILLTNFSGYVKMFAEKFDVPLRGADRPMQSATAENITIINFGMGSALAATCMDLLSAINPKAVLFLGKCGGLKKKNQLGDFILPIAAIRGEGTSNEYLPAEIPALPSFRLQRSVSSMIAKHNCDYWTGTVYTTNRRVWEHDDKFKDYLTSTRAMAVDMETATIFVTGFVNEIPRGALLLVSDNPMIPDGVKTEESDKKVTSNYVDKHISIGIDALRELRDSGESVKHLRFD, from the coding sequence ATGAAAACAAAAAAGGAAATCGTTGATAACTGGCTGCCTCGCTACACGGGCGTACCTCTAAATGAATTCGGGCAATACATTTTGCTTACGAACTTCAGCGGCTATGTGAAAATGTTTGCAGAAAAATTCGATGTGCCACTGCGTGGTGCAGACCGCCCGATGCAATCTGCTACGGCTGAAAATATCACGATTATCAACTTCGGTATGGGCTCAGCCTTGGCCGCTACCTGCATGGACTTGTTGTCTGCAATCAACCCAAAGGCCGTTTTGTTTCTGGGCAAGTGCGGTGGTTTGAAAAAGAAGAACCAATTGGGTGATTTTATCCTGCCGATCGCGGCGATTCGTGGCGAGGGGACTAGTAATGAGTACCTTCCCGCTGAAATTCCGGCTTTGCCATCCTTCCGTTTGCAGCGTTCTGTTTCCTCGATGATCGCGAAACATAACTGCGATTATTGGACGGGGACTGTGTACACAACGAATAGACGCGTGTGGGAACATGACGATAAATTCAAAGACTATTTGACCAGCACTCGCGCCATGGCTGTGGACATGGAAACAGCCACGATTTTCGTAACCGGTTTCGTTAACGAAATCCCTCGCGGTGCCTTGTTGTTGGTTTCTGATAACCCAATGATTCCAGATGGAGTCAAAACGGAAGAGAGCGACAAAAAAGTGACGTCAAATTACGTGGATAAGCACATCAGCATCGGTATCGACGCACTTCGTGAATTGCGTGACTCCGGTGAGTCCGTAAAGCATCTGCGTTTCGATTAA
- a CDS encoding pirin family protein — protein sequence MSVTENSILMEIPPRLISLGGGSEVHRMIPYAKKRMVGPFIFFDYFPATEFGPQQGIHVRPHPHIGLSTLSYLLEGQVLHHDSLENKVLLNPGDVNWMTAGEGISHSETTPANLKDIPHRLHLLQFWVALPLSEEDRKPSFNHHPKASIPRFKVKDADVVLIAGSALDHASPVEVFSDLFFMDVRLKSGKEFYFDPRGDELAFYILKGSLKVGDKVIPPDDFVVLNQGSALHVFAAEDAQFIVLGGTPFPEPRHIYWNFVSSSKEKIENAKTKWADRSFPQVPGEPDIIPLPEN from the coding sequence ATGAGCGTCACTGAAAATAGCATCTTGATGGAAATTCCTCCACGTTTGATCTCATTAGGAGGAGGCTCTGAAGTACATCGCATGATTCCCTATGCGAAAAAACGCATGGTTGGCCCCTTTATCTTTTTTGATTATTTTCCGGCAACGGAATTTGGCCCGCAGCAAGGTATTCACGTGCGGCCCCACCCTCACATCGGCCTTTCGACCTTAAGTTATCTGCTTGAAGGCCAGGTTCTTCATCACGACAGCTTGGAAAACAAAGTGCTGCTGAACCCCGGCGATGTGAACTGGATGACTGCCGGAGAAGGCATTTCGCATTCTGAAACCACTCCGGCCAACCTTAAGGACATTCCGCACCGCTTGCACCTGCTGCAATTTTGGGTGGCCCTGCCTCTTTCAGAGGAAGACCGTAAACCCAGTTTCAATCATCACCCCAAAGCGTCCATTCCCCGTTTTAAAGTGAAAGACGCCGATGTGGTTTTGATTGCGGGTTCCGCGTTGGATCACGCCTCCCCGGTAGAGGTGTTTTCGGATTTGTTTTTCATGGATGTACGATTGAAATCCGGCAAGGAGTTTTATTTTGATCCGCGCGGAGATGAGCTTGCGTTTTACATTCTAAAAGGCAGCCTGAAAGTTGGCGACAAAGTGATCCCTCCGGATGATTTTGTAGTGCTAAATCAAGGCTCCGCCCTGCATGTCTTTGCCGCAGAGGATGCGCAATTCATTGTTCTGGGAGGAACTCCGTTCCCGGAACCACGACACATCTATTGGAACTTCGTTTCTTCATCGAAGGAAAAAATAGAAAATGCGAAAACGAAGTGGGCTGACCGTTCGTTTCCGCAAGTTCCAGGGGAACCTGATATCATTCCCCTGCCAGAAAATTGA